From a region of the Odoribacter splanchnicus DSM 20712 genome:
- a CDS encoding DUF6266 family protein translates to MAEFNSYLLGKVTKSVGNITLVYTKRKNIAKAKVFKRKDNPTPEILEQRAKMKTLVQFGRRILPVVRKGFAGVGRGTAFNAFVALNMDKVSFGAGSVATIDYGRLLLASGLLVTPRVTVGYDEESGTYTFSQTAQEPEEGFASLADKVYGVLLETALQRVRIVALNNRGVAGETEYALPEEWEASKVEAYCFATSPNGRMVSDSMHLTV, encoded by the coding sequence ATGGCAGAATTTAATTCTTATTTGTTGGGCAAGGTTACCAAATCGGTAGGTAATATTACGTTGGTTTACACCAAACGTAAAAATATCGCGAAAGCGAAAGTGTTTAAACGGAAAGACAATCCTACGCCGGAAATTCTGGAGCAACGGGCAAAAATGAAGACTCTGGTGCAGTTCGGCAGGCGTATATTGCCTGTTGTCCGTAAAGGTTTTGCCGGAGTAGGGCGTGGTACGGCATTCAATGCCTTTGTCGCGCTCAATATGGATAAAGTATCGTTCGGTGCCGGTTCGGTGGCAACGATAGATTACGGGCGGCTGTTACTGGCTTCCGGTTTGTTGGTTACACCCCGGGTAACGGTTGGGTATGATGAGGAATCGGGGACTTATACTTTCAGTCAGACAGCACAGGAACCGGAAGAAGGTTTTGCTTCTCTGGCGGACAAAGTATACGGCGTGTTGCTGGAAACGGCGCTGCAGCGGGTGCGTATCGTTGCTTTGAATAATCGCGGTGTGGCGGGCGAAACGGAATATGCCTTACCTGAAGAGTGGGAAGCGTCGAAAGTGGAGGCGTATTGTTTTGCCACTTCCCCCAATGGACGGATGGTGTCGGACAGCATGCATTTAACGGTCTGA
- a CDS encoding N-acetylmuramoyl-L-alanine amidase: MEILKHRLVDGGVQHLVCRKNSRKLSGPDMIVVHYTAGTSARTAAEFLAKEEVKASAHLVIGRQGELFQLVPFDTEAWHAGRSCYGGRANLNRYSIGIELDNLGRLQWQEGRFVAECGVEVAPADVYVDDTGELATFWHRYTERQKRLLREICRLLKQHYPIRYVVGHSDITDRKQDPGPELHGFMCK; the protein is encoded by the coding sequence ATGGAAATCTTGAAACATCGTTTGGTGGATGGTGGCGTGCAGCATCTGGTTTGCCGGAAAAACAGCCGGAAGCTGTCAGGTCCCGATATGATTGTGGTGCACTACACGGCCGGGACAAGTGCACGTACGGCAGCCGAGTTCCTGGCAAAAGAAGAAGTGAAAGCTTCGGCGCATTTGGTCATTGGCCGGCAGGGCGAATTGTTCCAGCTGGTGCCTTTCGATACGGAGGCCTGGCACGCCGGGCGGAGTTGTTATGGCGGGCGGGCGAATCTGAACCGTTATTCCATCGGCATCGAGTTGGATAATCTGGGGCGTTTACAGTGGCAAGAGGGGCGTTTCGTGGCGGAGTGTGGCGTGGAAGTCGCTCCGGCGGATGTTTATGTCGACGATACGGGTGAATTGGCGACTTTCTGGCATCGTTATACAGAACGGCAGAAAAGGCTGCTCCGGGAAATATGCCGGTTACTGAAACAGCATTATCCCATCCGTTACGTCGTAGGACATTCGGATATCACCGACCGGAAACAGGACCCCGGTCCTGAATTGCACGGATTTATGTGCAAGTGA
- a CDS encoding 3TM-type holin, translating into MKGIVETVAGVIERLSISSTEKKRLKQELETLLVDYEREHLQVQSGVLRSEAQGNWLQRSWRPVIMLAFTVVILVGMFTDLPMPEDTSRFWDLLEIGLGGYIVGRFRMRK; encoded by the coding sequence ATGAAAGGAATAGTGGAAACCGTGGCCGGTGTCATAGAACGCCTGTCGATATCTTCGACCGAGAAAAAACGGTTGAAGCAGGAACTGGAAACTCTTTTGGTGGATTATGAACGGGAACATTTGCAGGTGCAGTCGGGCGTGCTGCGCAGCGAGGCACAGGGCAACTGGTTGCAGCGTTCGTGGCGTCCGGTGATTATGCTTGCCTTTACTGTGGTGATATTGGTGGGAATGTTTACCGATTTGCCCATGCCGGAAGATACCTCCCGGTTCTGGGATTTGCTGGAAATCGGATTGGGCGGATATATCGTCGGTCGTTTCCGGATGAGAAAGTGA
- a CDS encoding DUF6266 family protein, whose amino-acid sequence MAKSENVIRGRIGNMIFYRVRGVTRIRSVPLSAVRPDALKCRTARLRLIAAVRFYQRLQDTRLRDIWRMAAKDTAMNGYNLFVKQNIHVFNERTLFDPARLLLVSGTLPPMNCLELAEQTGRRIVLTWKNSLEPAGVRATDRVGVVALCEGKMYSPLWLDKAVSYRQEQRVAVELEGLPAGTVHLYCFFVSADGTAYSPGSYLCIHLKSDV is encoded by the coding sequence ATGGCAAAGAGTGAAAATGTGATTCGGGGCCGTATCGGGAACATGATTTTTTACCGGGTGAGGGGAGTGACCCGGATTCGTTCTGTTCCGTTGTCGGCGGTCAGGCCGGATGCGTTGAAGTGCCGGACCGCCCGGTTGCGTCTGATTGCGGCAGTCCGGTTTTATCAGCGTTTGCAGGATACCCGGTTACGGGATATCTGGCGGATGGCGGCCAAAGATACGGCGATGAACGGGTATAACCTGTTCGTGAAACAGAACATCCATGTGTTCAACGAACGTACGCTTTTCGATCCGGCCCGGTTACTGTTGGTGTCCGGCACCCTTCCACCGATGAATTGTCTCGAATTGGCGGAACAGACAGGGCGGCGCATAGTCCTGACCTGGAAAAACAGTCTGGAGCCGGCGGGTGTTCGGGCAACCGACCGGGTGGGGGTGGTGGCTTTGTGCGAAGGGAAAATGTATTCGCCCCTTTGGTTGGATAAAGCCGTGAGTTACCGGCAGGAGCAAAGGGTGGCCGTAGAGTTGGAAGGTTTGCCGGCGGGGACGGTCCACCTGTATTGTTTTTTCGTTTCGGCAGACGGGACGGCTTATTCTCCCGGCAGTTATTTGTGTATTCATTTAAAATCTGACGTATGA
- a CDS encoding PD-(D/E)XK nuclease family transposase yields the protein MANYIRFDWAMKHLLRDKANFSVLEGLLTTLLNEKITIRRLLESESNQESEFDKYNRVDILAEDSKGTLILFEIQNNNEYAYFQRMLFGVSKLVTEYINRGEGYENIRKIYSVNIVYFALGSGSDTVYHGQTEFRGIHTNELLCLSPFQQETFKATAVSQLYPEYYILRVNDFNKWSKVPLEQWIYFLNTGEIPDDASAPGLPEARERLQLDRLSKDELKAYYRHLDNVVILRDNIFTERAEGRAEGRAEGKAEGRAEERTTTARKMLADGLPIDVIRKYTELSEEEIKKLEH from the coding sequence ATGGCCAATTACATCCGTTTCGACTGGGCGATGAAACACCTCCTTAGGGATAAAGCGAACTTTTCCGTACTGGAAGGGTTGCTGACCACCTTGCTCAACGAGAAAATCACCATCCGGCGGTTGCTCGAAAGCGAGAGCAACCAGGAAAGCGAGTTCGACAAGTACAACCGCGTCGACATCCTTGCCGAGGACTCCAAAGGTACCCTGATTCTCTTCGAGATTCAGAACAACAACGAGTACGCCTATTTCCAGCGCATGTTGTTCGGCGTTTCCAAATTGGTCACCGAATACATCAACCGGGGAGAAGGATACGAGAACATCCGAAAGATATACAGCGTCAATATCGTCTATTTCGCTTTGGGCAGCGGCTCGGACACCGTCTACCACGGACAGACGGAGTTCCGCGGCATCCATACCAACGAACTGCTCTGCCTCTCCCCTTTCCAGCAGGAAACCTTCAAGGCGACGGCAGTCAGCCAGTTGTATCCCGAATATTATATCCTCCGGGTCAACGACTTCAACAAATGGTCGAAAGTGCCGCTGGAACAATGGATATATTTCCTCAACACCGGCGAAATCCCGGATGACGCCTCCGCTCCAGGCCTTCCGGAGGCTCGCGAACGCCTCCAGCTCGACCGCCTCAGTAAAGACGAGTTGAAAGCCTACTACCGCCACCTCGACAATGTCGTCATCCTCCGCGATAACATCTTCACGGAAAGGGCGGAAGGACGTGCGGAAGGAAGGGCAGAAGGAAAAGCAGAAGGAAGAGCGGAAGAACGTACGACAACCGCCCGAAAGATGCTGGCCGACGGACTCCCCATCGATGTCATCCGTAAATACACCGAACTCTCGGAGGAGGAAATAAAAAAACTGGAGCATTAG